One genomic window of Pirellulales bacterium includes the following:
- a CDS encoding beta-1,3-glucanase family protein, translating into YFAKYVDDVWTLYAEEKKTPSGAWSGKVDNGALIFTAVNGGNRVSCVKKPNTQEILLGTGVLANNPQFCAAINRHVLADPADWNDRAKFYRAEPCNWYSKFLHEHSIDHKCYGFCYDDVSEQAAFFSGKGDNLIVSLHWDA; encoded by the coding sequence CTACTTCGCCAAATATGTCGACGACGTGTGGACTTTATATGCCGAGGAGAAGAAAACTCCCAGCGGAGCATGGTCCGGCAAGGTCGACAATGGCGCTTTGATATTCACCGCGGTCAACGGCGGCAATCGCGTCAGTTGCGTAAAGAAGCCGAACACCCAGGAAATCCTCCTGGGCACGGGCGTGCTTGCCAATAATCCGCAGTTCTGCGCCGCGATCAACCGCCACGTGCTGGCCGACCCCGCGGATTGGAACGATCGCGCGAAGTTCTATCGAGCGGAACCTTGCAACTGGTATTCCAAGTTCCTCCACGAACACTCGATCGATCATAAGTGCTACGGCTTCTGCTACGATGACGTCAGCGAGCAGGCTGCCTTCTTCTCCGGCAAGGGGGACAATCTGATCGTTTCGCTTCATTGGGACGCTTGA